The genomic interval AAGAGATGTAATTGCTCTTCCAGATTACATCCATCAGGGACTCCTACACCCTCTGCCCACGCTTGGGGCTCCAGCTGACAGAGGCTGGGTGGACAGCAGGCACATCTCTCAAGACCTCAAGGGCCTGTAGAGCCTGGACTCCACCATCAGCCCCACATCCTCCTGCTGTTCTGTCTCCTGGGCTCCATGACACATGCTAAAGGAGGCAGCTCATCTCTGCTCTGGCCCCAGtaaggagggaggagacagggCAGGTGAGACTGGCTTTCCCTGGGCTGGAGCCACAGGCTGCTCTGGCCTGGACCTTGGGGCACTCAGGCCCTGGtgaagagggaaaggagggacTGAGGGGAGATCTGGCTGCCAGGCTACCAGCCTCTTGGTGGCTCCATCTCCAGAGGGCAGAGAAAAGTCAAGAGCCCGAGACTGAAATCCCTGCCTTCCCTTCTTTCCAGACTGCCACGTCTCTGCCCAACTCGTGTTGGTGCCAACCACAAGACACACACATGAGGGTACAGGGTCCTCCTTATATCTGCCCTCCAAGGCAAGCAGTGAAAACGTTCACAGTGCCCCATGAAAGGTGCAACCCATGGTCTCTTCAAAATCATCATATTAAGATAAAGAAAGCAGTTGGTCCCATTTCTCAGACTTAGAAGCCAAGGCTGACAGAGTTGAAGTCATCTCCCCAAGGACATACCCTAGTGAGGGGCAGATGCCAGGATCTGCACCCAGGCTGGTGTGGCTCCAACACTGGAGCTTAACATCCAAGTCCCAGTCAAGCCAGTGGCTGCAGGCTTGAAGCCCGGCCCTGCCAGTCCACTTGGCCTGCACCTCTTTCTCAGGGGAGTCAGGCCTCATGGGAGGAAGTTGTCCCCAAGGGTGCCTCCTGCTTCAGTGACCCCAACTACGCCTACACTGTCACTCCCCATTATTATGTACTCTTGGGGAGCCATATCCACATGCTTGCCAAGGCCCTTCCTCAGTAATGGGCCTGAAGCCAGGAGGGTGAGACCATCAGGGAAGCCATCAGTGGTTGAGGTGTGGGACAAGGAGGCAACAGACTGCTAGGTCACGGCAGCTACCCTGAGATGCTGCGAAGAGAGCAAGAGCCCAAGGACAAGGACACAggtaggaggagaggaagggcaaTACTGGTGAGGCGGGCCGAGATCTGAGAGCACACAGGGGCTCTGAAAGCCTACGCCGCCTTTCCAGGTTCCTTTTGGAACAGCCATGGCTGGGAGTCCCTGGCTCCTCCTCAAAGGAAGCCATGGGCAGCTTGAGGTCCATGCAGCTGGGTCTGGGCAAGGAGCAGGATACGGTAGCCCTGGGAACTGCAATGTGGCCTCTGCTAAGGCAAATACAACCCCCAACCACAGCGAGGGAGTAGCTCAGGCCAGGTATGACTCCAGCAATACAGACTCTCCCAAGGCAGGGACCTAACTTCCTAACTCTATTTGGCCTCCTCCCATCATGGGACCTCAGGCAGGCCATGTCTTCTCTTGTGGAGTCCCTGCCTGGGGAGTGGGCCCTTGAATACCAGCTACATACTTTACCTGACTAACTGAGAGTAAAATGAGGCTGCCATCTTGCACTGGCCTTGGAGCCAAAAGAGCCAGCTTCTCACAGGGAAGGGAGCTGCCCAAGGTCCCACTGCAAGACACAGCTCTAGAACCCAGCATCCTGGCTCCATCAGAGGATGCTGTCCACCAGACACACTGCCTCTGGCCACTGCATCACCAGGTCAGGCCCTTGAAAGTGCTgggttggggggatgggaggggagaccAACAGAATGAGTCAGTCTAGTCTGCCATGTTCCTTGAGACCCACCCTGATGCAGGCTAACACCAGCACCTGCCAACCTGGAGGTTTCCTGTCGCTGTGGACAGAAGGGCCTTTAGGCCTCCCGGCAGCCACAAGCCTGCAGACCAGAGCTAGGGTGGAGGTCAAAACCTGGTGCCCACTCTGTCTCAGCTTCTCACTCTCCCCAGCTCCAACCAGGGACAGATGGGTTTTCAGAAATCCCAAGGCTTGGAAGGAATGTTTTAGCTCAAAACTATGggaataaaaagtaaacacaagCCCTGTTCACCCCTCACTGGCTCAAGCTTTCAGTTAAATGAATGTGGACATGTGACCCCAGAACTGTGCAAGGCCCCTCAGCCCCATCCCCACCAGGAAGTAGGCTGCCATCCCCAAGCTCAAGCTCAGGCGAGGTTCCTGCGCTCAGAGCTTAGGCCCAGTTAGGGGAGTGTGTGTTGAGTGTACCTGGGCCACTGAAGGGCTACGCCAGCCCTTGGGAGGGAACTGATCAGTGCCAAGTACCTTGGCTTCCAAGGCCAGAAGGAGCAACCATGTGCCTTTCTCCACACTGCTCCCCACACTACCAGCTGGGGCCTGCCAGCCAGCCCTGCTAAGGCAGAAGGAAGCTCTTAACCCCAGCACTGCTTAAGGGCAAGGGGTCAGGGGACCCACAAATCACAATAACAAAACACTAGGTCACCACTTGCTGGTCTCTTGCCACTTTATTGGCCATATCTCCCAACATCCCTAGAGCAATTCCACCCACAGAAACACAGCAACCTGCCTTGGCTACACTGACACGATGGGGCCAGACTGGGAATCCGGTCTGCTGAGCTCCTAAGCTGGATTGTGGGTGCTCTTGCTCTTTGCTGGCCCAGGAAGGACACCCCCGCCCCTGTGCCTACTCCCAAGTCTCCTAGAAATGTAGAGCATGGAGAATCACAGAGCCATGGGAAATGCCACAAACATCTGGGGTTCTGGAAGGTACCATCCACCTCCCTCCAAGTAGCATTCCAGGTAGAAATGTCAGCCAGGCACTCTGGCAGGTTGGGGCCCTGGCCAGGCATCCACAGGGCAACCATGCTGTGGCCCACACCTCCTGATGTGTAGGAACCGGGGCCTAAGGAGACAGGGACAAGGGGCCAGTTactgcctgggccctggggaaTGAGCAGGGGGTGGGAACCGCACACTTGCCCCACAGCCAGAGCTGTGATAGTCTGAGTGGAAGGACCAGAATGGCTGTGgggactggggggagggtggagtCTCACCTCCCACAGAAGTCCCTGCGCACAGCCACAAGATTGAGGGACAGGTCAGGCTGGCTCTGAAGCCAGCTGCCGACGAGCTCTGGGTGTCTTGGGTCCACTTCCAAGAAGATGCTTCTAGGTGGGGGAGAAATGGGTCAGCTCAGCTGGGCAGGGCTGGACCTGCATTTCTGGGTTGTCCCAGCTGGGAGGGGTGGAGGCAGAATGACGCCCAGGGCAGACCCAGTACAtactgggaggggaggaggctgttGAGGTCAGACTCAGGAGACACCCCATCCATACCCAGAGTCCTTCAGGAGCCGAGGTGCCAGGGCCAGGATGTGGGTAATGATGTCCATGCCCTCCTCACCACCATCCAGGGCTAGTGGATCTTCATAGCTAAAAGGGACAACAGTGAGAGCTAAGGGCCTGGGATGGGGTATCTGAGAAGTATGGAGAAGCTGAACAGGACTTCCATAAAGAGGGCTCTGTGGAACTTACACTCTGGGCTGAGAAGAAAGTCTGAGGACCCCGAATGATGGCAGCTCCGATTCCCCTACCTCCTACAGGCAGCCCCCTACCGGGCAGTGCTGGGCATGCTCAGCGAATCCCATTGACTGACTACCCCCAGGGCATGAGGGTCTCCCCACAAGGATGTTCCTATTCTTGGCTTGGGGAGGCACAGAGCTGGCCCTGATCACTCCTGAGAGCCAGGAATTTGGAAGCCAGCACCCTGACACTCACTACCACTGCCTCATCCAGAGGCTGCTGGGCTACCCCTGGTTCTCAGACCGTTTGAAAACAGGGTGGTTCAGTGCAAAGCCTGGAGTAGAGTCTTAGTCCCAGCTTTCCTGCTAAGCCCCCACACAACCTTGGACAAggtcccttccctctctgggcctcagtcttctgGAAAATGATGCACTCATCTGAGCACCTTCTATGTGTTGTATACTATAGTCTGATATTTTAGTCATTAGTGAGTCCTCCCCATGGCCCAGCAAAGCTCTACCACTCCCCTTTCAGaggcaggaaactgaggctcagagaggttcagtggtCTTAAGTGGGAAGGCAGATGCTGAACCAAAGTAGGTCTGTGGGTTCCACAGTGAGCCTCTCTTTCAACACCACTGCCCCGTTCAGCCCCCCAGCTTCCCCATCCCTCCCAATAGTATGGTCCTCCAGGGCAGACCCATCCCACTAGACCTTCTCAGGCCTGGCCTCCCTGGTCTACCCCACACCTGAGGATCTCAGGGGCCAGCTTCTCCATGTCCCGGTGGAAGACGTAGGGAGGGTTGCTGACGACCAGGTCCACAGGGCCCCAGGGTAGAAGATGTGCCCAGCTCCCCTCTGTGGTCAAAGGGAACACACAAGCAGAGAATGGAAGGTAAAGGGTGGAAGCTCCACGCACTGCTATGTCCCTTGGGTAATCCCTCTCCCCAAGCCACAACTTAGGCCTATCTCTGGACCTGATAAACTAGACTTGTAGATTAGTGCCCAGTGTCCCCAGCCAGCAGCCTGGCTGGGAATGTGTATGCTCTGACATGGCAGTTCTCCCCCTGGAGTGTCCttgccttctcttcttcctgtcaAAAACCTCCTCAATAAGCAAGACTCAGATCAAGTGCCACTTTTAGGCAGCCGTCTCTGATTGCCTGACAAAGCAAGCGCCTCTGTTCTCTGCCGCCCCGCTGGCCTTGCCACACTCTGCCTCATAGCCAACATGGACTGAGTGTATGGAGGGCAAGCCTGGCCTCAGTCAGTTGATTCCTAGTGGCTCTGTTTACTGGCCCCACCCTGTGCCAGGTATCACACTCCATGGAGGGGGCACATGAAGCTCAAGGATGCTGTGGGCATGTGACAGAGCCAGAGCTGGAGCCAGAACTCTGAGGGCACTCTGTAAAGGATGCAGCCAAGTCGTGCTGTGCCTGGGCCAGGCGGGGGTGGGCAGACACTCAAGTATTTTGGTCCCAAAGGCTATCTCTTGAGCTTCTGCTTGCTTCTTGACAACAAACAAGCCCTAGTTAAATTCATTAATTATGGGGGATACGAAAGGTAAGAAAGATCCTGTGGCTGGTCCCTTCATGGGTCAGGTCAGCCCAGGAGGCAACAGGGACTTGCCTGTCCTCAGCAaggattgggggtggggaaggggtgtgtgtggtgtgggggtgggggtgggggtgggggggtggtgtgtgtgtgtgtgtgtgtgtgtgtgtgtgtgtgtaagccctccctccatctctgcaGAGTGCTTCATCCACCCATCAGCATCTGGACCCAGGATCCCCACCCAGGAAAGATGGGTGGGGAAAGTACCTAAGGTCACATCGAAGGGGATGATCTGAATCCTGTCCTGCAACCGAAGCCTGGAGAGATAGGAAGGTAAAGGTgagcacggggagggggagggggtgggggtagcGGTGGGGACAGACTCCTACCCTTGGCTACAAAGAATGGGAGAATAAACCCTTCTTGGACCAGCAAGATACCTGGTGTCCACTGTCCATTTGTAACCCTGTGGGACCTACACCAGGCCTCCCCCACTGCCTCCTCCTTCTTGGGGGGTGGACATCGGCGGGTTTGATACCTGGATAGAGGCTGAGATCAGGCCCCAGAGTCTGACTCCCCCTACCCTGACCCTCTGCCCCCAAGCCCCCCTACCTCTGAGCATTCTCATGGGCCAGGCAGATGGCGGCTTCTCCCTTGTCCACTGCAATGACTCGGCTCTGCCCCAAGAACAAACAAAAGGTACACGGGAGACAGGGTGTTCTGAAAGGCCAGGCCTGGGGACCAGAGCCCTCTTCCAACCCTCTGctagaagaggagggaaatacTCAGTAGCTTTTCTTCCTCTGCGGCCAGGGTCTGGCCAGATGGAAGGGGCTGGGACTTAAAGGCTGTGACCATGGTGGGCTGGGGCAGCTCTGTCTTCCTCCAATTTTCGGTCATTTCCTCTCAAGTAATTGTAGCAgggtgggttggggagggatCAGCAGGAAGAACAGTAAGTGCCAGTCACAGTCTAcccagggtggggtggagggatgcATAGGGGGCTCACCTGGGGGAGCTTGCTCAGCAGGCTGAGGGAAATGGCTCCTGATCCACAGCCCACCTCCAGGATGAGGGGGCCACCTTGAGCTCCCACCACACAGGGCCCTTGGGTCACCTCCTCCAGCACCCATTCAACCAGCTCCTGCAAGGTAGATAGATCTTGATCAGAGTTGGTGCTGACCTGACCCCTGTGGGTATTGGCACAGAGGCCCAAGCATAGTTAGCCCCTGTGTGAATGTAGAAGGGGGATGGTTAAAGCCAGACTGAACTTCGTTGTCAGCTGGGGCCATGGGCAGGTCACACTGCCTCTCCATGCCTCCGCTTCTCCATCTGTAAACTTGAGCACAGTTGAGAATAACCCACCTCATTGGGGGCAGGTGGAGATTAAACAGAAGCACATTCATGAAGCACTGATCTCatgcctggtacatggtaagtGTTCAGTAAGCCCCAGCTAATCCTTTTACAGATATCCTCTTGTTTTGTGCTTACAGCAATGTTAAGAATCATACTTAATGGTCCCTGGCCATCCCCTCTGTGCCTGGCCCTGCTTCTGGAGGTTTCCCTGTATTAATCTGTTAGACCCTCATGAGGAAAGTGAGGTCCAGGGGTCAAGGCCCCGCTGGGAACCCTGGCCTGCAGCTCATGGTGGCCAAGAATCAGGGACCAGTGTGTCCCCAGCTTCCTCACAGCCTCCCCAGAGAGGCTCCCAGGTCAAAgggacagggaattccctccatggAGGGGCAGGGGGATGATAGCCCTACCTGAGCCCCATATCTGAAGGGGGCTGTGGCACACACAGGGCATGGGGTAAGTGGGCATGGCATGGGAAGAGGTGCCTAACTGCACCGTACCTGCCTTGGTGGCAGCGGGACACTTTCAGACACTGTCACTTTAGAAACAAGAGTTTCAAGTCTCACTCACCCATCTGTCACCTGAAGACTGTGCATGGAAGCCAATATAGGGTGAGGGTGGAGGGCCACTGCTGCGCATTGGCCAAAATGTTTCTAAACAGCAGTAGAGTGGGGGCCCAAGTAGCCAGGCATGGAGCAGGGAAAGGGCAGTGTGTCCCTTCTCAAAGGGACCTGCCCTTGGATGAGGGCAGGAAAGGCCCCCCTAGAGGCTGAGGATTCCTGGGGTTCCAGGCAGGGCTGGCTCAGGGAATGAGGGGAGGAGTCAGGAAGTGGGTGTTTCCCTCATCTGAAAGAGATCTACTTCTTCCAGGCTCTCTCTACCATGACCTTCCTCACTGTGGGCCTAAGGTCTAGGATGGGGTGTGCTTCTCCCACCAAACTGAATGCTCCATGACGTGAAGACCAAGAATCTAACCCGTTACGGTGTGTCCCACACGGGCAAGGCTTGGCCCACAGAGCGGCCTCTTGGCTACTTCCCAAGTGCTGGGCAAGCTCTCAGTGGCCACAGGAAGCTACCCTGAGCCTCAGACCCCCAGCTTCCCCCAAGCCCCAATGTCAACAGTTAGGCCCCGATAAAGCAGAGGGCTCCAGATCACTCAGA from Physeter macrocephalus isolate SW-GA unplaced genomic scaffold, ASM283717v5 random_161, whole genome shotgun sequence carries:
- the HEMK1 gene encoding MTRF1L release factor glutamine methyltransferase isoform X1, with the protein product MLRALLSGLGWRGGIWGCTFSLRQPHLPPARLLSATELVSHWTVVFEKRGIPEARESSEYIVAHVLGAKTFQSLRPGLWTQPLTPWQLQYVQELSSYRLQRMPVQYILGEWDFQGLSLKMAPPVFIPRPETEELVEWVLEEVTQGPCVVGAQGGPLILEVGCGSGAISLSLLSKLPQSRVIAVDKGEAAICLAHENAQRLRLQDRIQIIPFDVTLEGSWAHLLPWGPVDLVVSNPPYVFHRDMEKLAPEILSYEDPLALDGGEEGMDIITHILALAPRLLKDSGSIFLEVDPRHPELVGSWLQSQPDLSLNLVAVRRDFCGRPRFLHIRRCGPQHGCPVDAWPGPQPARVPG
- the HEMK1 gene encoding MTRF1L release factor glutamine methyltransferase isoform X2, with the protein product MLRALLSGLGWRGGIWGCTFSLRQPHLPPARLLSATELVSHWTVVFEKRGIPEARESSEYIVAHVLGAKTFQSLRPGLWTQPLTPWQLQYVQELSSYRLQRMPVQYILGEWDFQGLSLKMAPPVFIPRPETEELVEWVLEEVTQGPCVVGAQGGPLILEVGCGSGAISLSLLSKLPQSRVIAVDKGEAAICLAHENAQRLRLQDRIQIIPFDVTLEGSWAHLLPWGPVDLVVSNPPYVFHRDMEKLAPEILSYEDPLALDGGEEGMDIITHILALAPRLLKDSGYGWGVS